Proteins from a genomic interval of Chloroflexota bacterium:
- a CDS encoding Gfo/Idh/MocA family oxidoreductase has product MAKVQEQGSGASARPVRALKLGLIGVGVGAAEMLPAMEAMDEIDLFAAADVVPETRQRFKARYPNARVYESAEALVEDPDVEAVWIATPNRLHGPHTILAAEHGKHVVVEKPMALNIEEAERMVEAAEKNKVKLLAGHTRSYTLPIQAMRRIITSGKLGKVRAIHLLAYSDWMLRPRTADELDINQGGGIPYRQGPHQIDTVRVLGGGMLRSVRAMTGQWMPERPIPGYYSAYLEFEDGTPSTIVHNGYGYFLGAELVPWGDSSQRYTAEQRVEVRRQMRTGTRNEAQDKQDLRIGGAAEEATFREPERRPWVPEDMGLLIVSCDRGDIRHSKFGLYVYDDEGIHDIDLTPNRVMGVGQRRAELEELYDGVVNDRPLFHDGRWGMATLEVCLAMMQSARERREIMLTHQRPVTPEYDAHLPAVAY; this is encoded by the coding sequence ATGGCGAAGGTTCAGGAGCAGGGTTCCGGAGCATCGGCCCGGCCCGTCCGCGCGCTCAAGCTCGGCCTGATTGGCGTCGGCGTCGGCGCGGCAGAGATGCTTCCGGCGATGGAAGCGATGGACGAGATCGACCTCTTCGCCGCCGCGGACGTCGTGCCCGAGACGCGCCAGCGATTCAAGGCCCGATACCCCAACGCGCGCGTGTATGAGAGCGCCGAGGCCCTGGTCGAGGATCCAGATGTCGAGGCGGTCTGGATCGCGACGCCGAATCGCCTCCACGGCCCGCACACGATCCTCGCGGCCGAGCACGGCAAGCACGTCGTCGTCGAAAAGCCGATGGCCCTCAACATCGAGGAGGCCGAGCGGATGGTCGAGGCGGCCGAGAAGAACAAGGTGAAGCTGCTCGCCGGCCACACCCGGAGCTACACGCTGCCGATTCAGGCGATGCGGCGGATCATCACGTCGGGTAAGCTGGGCAAAGTCCGTGCGATCCACCTCCTCGCCTACTCGGACTGGATGCTCCGACCACGCACCGCGGACGAGCTGGACATCAACCAGGGCGGCGGCATTCCGTACCGCCAGGGTCCGCACCAGATCGATACGGTGCGCGTGCTGGGCGGCGGCATGCTCCGCAGTGTCCGCGCGATGACCGGGCAGTGGATGCCCGAGCGCCCCATCCCCGGCTACTACTCGGCGTATCTCGAGTTCGAGGACGGCACGCCCTCCACCATCGTCCACAACGGCTACGGCTATTTCCTCGGAGCTGAGCTGGTGCCGTGGGGCGACTCCAGTCAGCGGTACACCGCCGAGCAGCGCGTCGAGGTGCGCCGCCAGATGCGGACCGGTACCCGGAACGAGGCGCAGGACAAGCAGGATCTGCGGATCGGCGGCGCGGCCGAAGAGGCCACCTTCCGGGAGCCGGAGCGGCGCCCGTGGGTGCCCGAGGACATGGGCCTCCTCATCGTGAGCTGCGACCGGGGGGACATCCGCCACTCGAAGTTCGGCCTGTACGTGTACGACGACGAGGGCATCCACGACATCGACCTGACGCCCAATCGCGTGATGGGCGTGGGCCAGCGCCGCGCCGAGCTGGAGGAGTTGTACGATGGGGTCGTGAACGACCGCCCGCTCTTCCACGACGGTCGGTGGGGCATGGCGACCCTCGAGGTCTGCCTCGCCATGATGCAGTCCGCGCGGGAGCGACGGGAGATCATGCTGACCCACCAGCGGCCGGTCACGCCCGAGTACGACGCGCACCTCCCGGCGGTGGCCTACTAA
- a CDS encoding Zn-ribbon domain-containing OB-fold protein, with protein MSEGSEGPSRPLPIPQPETEYYWQRAREHELWIMRCEACGNAYFYPRTICPLCFSRDTRWLQASGRATLHAFSIVHRAPAPGFTTPYVAAIVELEEGPRMPTNLVGVEPDPAAIRIGMPLEVVFEDVTDEISLPQFRPVGLLEAVVRGLVRAVPVEPSGPNEP; from the coding sequence ATGAGTGAAGGCTCGGAAGGTCCGTCCCGGCCGCTCCCGATTCCTCAACCCGAGACGGAGTATTACTGGCAGCGGGCGCGCGAGCACGAGCTGTGGATCATGCGTTGCGAGGCGTGCGGCAACGCCTACTTCTACCCGCGCACGATCTGTCCGCTTTGCTTCTCGCGCGACACACGCTGGCTCCAGGCGTCGGGCCGCGCCACGCTCCATGCCTTCAGCATCGTCCATCGCGCGCCAGCCCCAGGCTTCACGACCCCGTACGTCGCCGCCATCGTCGAGCTTGAGGAGGGACCGCGCATGCCGACGAACCTGGTGGGCGTCGAGCCTGACCCGGCGGCGATTCGCATCGGGATGCCGCTGGAGGTCGTGTTCGAGGACGTGACGGACGAGATCTCGCTTCCCCAATTCCGGCCCGTCGGCCTCCTCGAAGCGGTCGTCAGGGGGCTGGTCCGCGCGGTTCCGGTGGAGCCGAGCGGTCCAAATGAACCTTGA